atatatgtcggtGGTTTTCTAACGCTATTAGGCATACTGGATGAACTTATTTCTCAATATTTCAGATTTTAGAATGTTGAACATGAGCTATAATACATGAATACAATGAAGGTACACACAAGGGCATAAGCATATAAAAGGTCTTGTAAAAAGTCTAAAATTCAAAATGACTTTctagataatttttttgcaaCTGATGCAAAAAGTTTTGTAAGAAATTTAATAAGTTTGAGAATGcatcaataaaacaaaattacttCGTAAAGCCAAtctaaaaaatgtatattaagtTTTTGTCAATTGATTTGTATATCTAtttcaatttaaagaaaatgtaattatCTCACGTACTACATTAAATTTCAAGGaccaatatatattatcaagaaaaaaaaatcttttatatacTAGTTACAATTAgaacaaaatttcaaatgatACTAAATACCCGTATTTAAAACTtacaatatgaaatttaaagcAATGCACAAATCCGTGGATAAGATAAGTCATAATCGTGTAAAGTCATTCAATTGTATTTCAACGAAGTCGTATAGAGAACTAGGTTTGAAGCTCGATCGTCCAAGTCTTTGTTGGTGACAAGAAAACTTTTAAGTTCGAGAAAAAGGCTTGTGATTTTACACAAttaatgataaattgaataaatcATAATGTCTTTTTAATTTGGGGCAGAGATGGAGAAGCCCAAAATGCTAAAATTACCAaataaaataggagaaaaataCCTAAACAATGTCAAGAAAATCCATTAGATTTAAAACACACGAAATTCAAAATAACTCGTATAATAGATGATGAAGCAACTAGTAATTagcaaaagaaataaacaattcGAATTCGAATTcgaatattgtatttttttatttaaaaaaatttgtgagtTGAATCCTAAAAATTCATTAGAATCATAACAGaccttaatatttaaaaaacttataaaaatacttaCAAATTGATCACCAATGAgataattatacattttttatatggtatataataatatatatgtctTAGATTCAATAAATTCAACAGCAACACATAATTTCGTcagttgatttattttttaatgatattaatattaaaacaaacatttgtatgtggaatatatttttgattaattttttataagagacaattttatttaaaacattatcACCGTTAGATATTATAACCATTTTTCCAAATGAAAGTCAAACCTAATTTCTTTTATGTAAAAACTTGTTTCTTTTGTTcaagagaaatataaaatttacctcaataaaaaaacaaaaaaataaaatttacatttttatataatatacataaCTTAGATTCAAACATATAATAACGTATTTCATACTCAGTAAACAAAGTCATTAGTTTGTTCAAATAGGGATTTAAAATAccaaagttaattttataaataggaTGATGATATTGTACTATTAcattaacaattatattttagtttttattattatctacggtccatttaatttaacattttgttttattttgatagttatttataatattaataaaattacttatatatttttattataggcttaatcatatatttataacaaaaaaataacaaaaaagtataaaagaaaaaaaatctaattaatatgaaaaacttacataatattctttataaaattaaaaatattagtttgatttcttataaaattatagattCATTAGATTCTGTTTGTTATAGTTGATGTACCAaaatctcaaatataaaaagaatataaatgggATTTGAGTTAAAAAAGGGAGTGTAATTCTGATCCACAAATAGTTCATTTTGTAGTACAAACTTGTAaagagggcctctcatcctcCCTTGATCTCCATTAAACCCCCATCAAAGccaattacaaaacaaaataaaccaaCCCCTCAACTACCTCTCAACCCCTCACTCTACCTCTCAACCCTaatttccaaatttttttattttatttttaaattctcccTTGCTCCCTCTTTCCCTGTCCCTCCTTTTCCCCCggtaaaaagagaaacaaaaagctGAGGACCTCCCCAAACTTTGCAAACATGCAAATtcaacaccaccaccaccaccaaagcCTAAACTTTAAGCATCCAAAATCCCCCTCTTCTCTCTATCCACCCATCCATCTTCCCCATCAACAAAAATAGTaacaaacccaaaacaaaaaacaaaaaagaatccaTTCTTTCTCCATTTTCAACCCCATTTCCCCCCAAAATCCAATCTTTCCCCATACCCACTTCACAAAATCTCCCTTTTCTCCAAACCCAAATCCCAATTCCGGCAAAGCCAAGCAAAGAAAGAGAATCAATCACAAAGTTGAAGCTTCCCACCTTCAATGTGGCGACCGTGGGGCAAATCAACGGTTCGAATTCACAGCGCGTCTTCATCACCCTCTTCCACATTCTCTTGTTCTTCCTTCAAAGACATTCAGACCCTTTGCCTCGACGAACCCCcccaacaccaccaccaccaactaCCCTCTCCTTCCCCCACTAGAAAACCCTCCGTTTTCCACCGAGTCCGACTCGCCAACTCGCTCCTCCGAACCTGGTCAACTCACCTCCACCCCCAACCTCCCAAACTCCCCCGAACCCTCTCCCACCCCGATCCCCCCGAATCCGAACCTGATGTTGTTGTTTCAAAACCCGAACCTGATGTTGTTGTCTCAAAACccgaacaacaacaacaacaacaacctgcGATTTATTATTTCCCAGGCGCGGAACAGCGCGTGGTGGTGTACTACACGAGCCTGCGCGTGGTGAGGCCCACGTTCGAGGCGTGCAAGAGCGTGCTCTCCATCCTACGCGGCTTCCGCGTCCAAATCGACGAGCGTGACGTGTCCATGGACTCGGGCTTCACCGCCGAACTCAACCGCATC
The genomic region above belongs to Glycine max cultivar Williams 82 chromosome 14, Glycine_max_v4.0, whole genome shotgun sequence and contains:
- the LOC100778900 gene encoding uncharacterized protein At3g28850, which translates into the protein MWRPWGKSTVRIHSASSSPSSTFSCSSFKDIQTLCLDEPPQHHHHQLPSPSPTRKPSVFHRVRLANSLLRTWSTHLHPQPPKLPRTLSHPDPPESEPDVVVSKPEPDVVVSKPEQQQQQQPAIYYFPGAEQRVVVYYTSLRVVRPTFEACKSVLSILRGFRVQIDERDVSMDSGFTAELNRIMGRPELGPGPSLPRVFIAGRYVGGAEELRQLNEVGELKKILLDLPAVDPTAECHVCAGHRFVLCDECNGSRKVYTEKTGFKTCNACNENGLVKCPSCLPSTSPPPILSSTTSKFNNEIQN